Proteins from one Triticum aestivum cultivar Chinese Spring chromosome 7A, IWGSC CS RefSeq v2.1, whole genome shotgun sequence genomic window:
- the LOC123148908 gene encoding uncharacterized protein — MTNAKVAGVLSLLVLVAISSCPRHARAGHAVDHCLIDKKKVMRDCWHNIEKNFGDPFPSHGSLCCDTIRDSKDIHCACDRFTAHELTVISLSKFATVTHKCGNGLHAHTCAGYRVPIITLPPPPPEGA; from the exons ATGACCAACGCTAAAGTAGCTGGAGTGTTAAGCCTCCTAGTCCTTGTGGCTATCTCTTCTTGTCCACGCCATGCACGAGCAGGCCATGCGGTAGATCACTGCCTCATTGATAAAAAGAAGGTGATGCGGGACTGTTGGCATAACATCGAAAAGAACTTTGGTGACCCGTTCCCGTCACACGGGAGCCTATGTTGTGATACAATAAGAGATTCAAAAGACATCCACTGTGCCTGTGATCGGTTCACTGCTCACGAACTGACTGTGATCAGTCTATCCAAGTTTGCTACGGTTACACATAAATGCGGCAACGGGTTGCACGCACACACTTGTGCAG GTTACCGTGTTCCCATCATAACGCTGCCACCTCCACCACCGGAAGGTGCCTAG